Proteins from a single region of Argopecten irradians isolate NY chromosome 7, Ai_NY, whole genome shotgun sequence:
- the LOC138327740 gene encoding cytochrome P450 2J6-like codes for MDNMDFSSFLNFNTVTVAIAVILLILLVSRSLQRPANVPPGPTGYPYVGCIHLLRNRNILEVFRELRGKYGEVFGLKIGPNFTVVINGVEALKEAFVKHADDFSDRPGGFLAEVVFKNKGIGFSSGENWKQNRTFSLSTLRSFGFGRRSLESRIQEEITAYLDVIEKQNGKPYNMKDMTVMAVSNVICSITFGSRFDYNDVKFKQLTSLFAENFRLSSVAGAAQAFPVVRHLPGDLFSVKRLVQNFEDIKEFINEQVIEHRNTLDKDNQRDFIDVFLLQQTKNGEENPVFDDLNLTTTVMNLFVAGTDTTATMIRWAILYIVHYKSVQDKLRQEILKVVGTSRLPSLADKPDMPYYGAFITEVFRMGNIVPLAVPHGAKKDIHFRGMVIPKGSFIIPNLDSVMTDPEVFENPDEFHPERFLGENGQLNGKEKIVMPFSLGRRACLGESLARMELYLFLTSLLQRFEFLPESPDKLPSFDATLGLARASKDYSCRIVKL; via the exons ATGGACAACATGGATTTTAGCTCCTTCCTCAACTTCAACACTGTAACAGTGGCCATTGCTGTGATACTGTTAATCCTGTTGGTCAGTCGGTCACTACAAAGGCCGGCCAATGTCCCTCCTGGTCCTACTGGGTACCCTTACGTAGGATGCATACATCTCTTGAGGAACAGAAACATACTGGAAGTATTCAGGGAACTCCGTGGGAAATACGGTGAAGTATTTGGCTTGAAGATAGGACCAAACTTTACCGTGGTCATCAATGGGGTTGAAGCACTGAAAGAGGCTTTTGTCAAACATGCAGATGACTTCTCTGACAGACCTGGAGGATTTTTGGCTGAAGTTGTGTTTAAAAACAAAG GCATTGGCTTCTCGTCGGGTGAGAACTGGAAACAAAACCGAACCTTTTCTCTATCAACTTTACGGAGCTTCGGATTCGGAAGAAGGTCGCTGGAATCCAGAATCCAAGAAGAAATTACTGCATACCTTGACGTTATCGAAAAACAAAACGGAAAACCGTACAACATGAAGGACATGACCGTTATGGCCGTATCAAATGTCATTTGCAGTATTACTTTTGGGAGTAGATTTGATTACAATGATGTCAAATTCAAGCAACTGACGTCGCTCTTCGCTGAGAACTTCCGATTAAGTTCGGTTGCTGGGGCCGCGCAAGCATTTCCGGTTGTTCGCCATCTTCCAGGAGATTTATTCAGCGTTAAAAGATTGGTTCAAAATTTCGAAGATATCAAGGAATTCATCAATGAACAAGTGATTGAACACCGCAACACGTTGGATAAAGACAACCAACGCGATTTCATTGATGTTTTCCTGTTACAGCAAACTAAAAATGGCGAAGAGAATCCGGTGTTTGATG ATCTCAATTTAACAACAACCGTCATGAACCTATTTGTGGCTGGAACTGACACAACAGCTACCATGATCCGATGGGCCATACTTTATATCGTGCACTACAAATCCGTCCAGGATAAGCTCCGACAGGAGATATTGAAGGTGGTCGGAACATCCAGACTTCCATCACTCGCCGACAAACCCGACATGCCCTACTATGGGGCATTTATAACAGAAGTGTTTCGGATGGGTAATATAGTCCCCCTCGCGGTGCCTCATGGGGCGAAGAAGGACATCCACTTCCGGGGCATGGTCATTCCAAAAGGGTCATTCATAATCCCGAATCTTGACTCCGTTATGACAGATCCAGAAGTATTTGAAAATCCTGATGAGTTTCACCCCGAACGATTTCTTGGAGAGAATGGACAGCTAAATGGCAAAGAAAAGATTGTAATGCCTTTCTCGTTAG GTCGGCGAGCTTGTCTCGGAGAATCCCTGGCCAGGATGGAACTATATCTATTTCTGACGTCACTGCTCCAGAGGTTCGAGTTTCTGCCCGAGAGTCCAGACAAACTTCCGTCGTTTGACGCGACATTAGGACTTGCAAGAGCATCCAAGGACTACAGCTGTCGTATTGTTAAACTTTAA